In the Candidatus Saccharibacteria bacterium oral taxon 488 genome, one interval contains:
- a CDS encoding alanine--tRNA ligase: MNAQEIRLKYLDFYSKQAHAVIRRAPLILTDDPTTLFTGAGMQPMIPYLLGEPHPEGKRIADSQTCLRAQDIDDIGDNRHTTFFEMLGNWSLGDYFKKEQINWMWTFLTEEIGLDPQRLYVTCFIGAPEYNIARDTEAAELWQQKFVEKGIEAGLADIGSEEQGAARGIHPGERIFFYDSSKNWWSRNGGPETTPIGDPCGPDSEMFYEFDFIEHDPKFGEYCHPNCDCGRFMEIGNNVFMAYKKVADGVFEPLEKPNIDHGSGLERIAAAANNDPDVFKISLLWPIIEKLQDLSGKQYASHTESMRVIADHLRAATFMAVDGCVPSNKEQGYVMRRLLRRAIRYSFDLGIEQNFLEEIVPVIADLYEADFPEVKENRESIIAVLVKEEKAFRQTLRKGLKQMQHYIDDGLTGEELFTLYDTFGFPVELSTEEAYKQGIKLSDNWRAEFDARMAEQRQRSKTARKGQFSGGLEGHDPIHLKYHTATHLLGAALRKVLDAPDLQQHGSNITAERLRFDFNHDKLTPEEKQAVEDQVNAWIDADLPVSFAVYPTDEALNMGAIGAFGERYGDEVKVYSIGEGDNVVSFEVCGGPHVEHTGVLAEGGKRFTITKEEASAAGIRRIKAVLSEGAADAS; encoded by the coding sequence ATGAACGCTCAAGAAATTCGCCTCAAATACCTCGACTTTTACAGCAAACAGGCTCATGCAGTCATTAGGCGCGCGCCGCTGATTCTAACCGATGACCCGACAACACTATTTACCGGTGCGGGCATGCAGCCAATGATCCCGTACCTGCTGGGTGAGCCACACCCTGAGGGCAAGCGAATCGCTGATTCGCAGACATGTTTACGGGCGCAGGATATTGATGATATCGGTGATAACCGCCACACGACATTTTTTGAAATGCTTGGCAACTGGAGCTTGGGCGATTATTTCAAGAAAGAGCAGATCAATTGGATGTGGACGTTCTTGACCGAAGAAATTGGGCTCGACCCGCAGCGGCTATACGTGACATGTTTCATTGGTGCGCCGGAATATAATATCGCCAGGGATACTGAAGCGGCCGAGTTATGGCAGCAGAAGTTTGTCGAAAAAGGCATCGAGGCTGGACTAGCCGATATTGGTAGCGAGGAGCAGGGCGCAGCGCGCGGTATTCATCCGGGTGAGCGGATTTTCTTTTATGATAGCAGCAAGAACTGGTGGAGTCGTAATGGTGGGCCGGAAACTACGCCGATTGGTGATCCGTGTGGGCCGGATAGCGAGATGTTTTATGAGTTTGACTTTATCGAGCATGATCCGAAGTTTGGCGAGTATTGTCATCCGAACTGCGATTGTGGTCGTTTTATGGAGATTGGCAACAATGTCTTTATGGCTTACAAAAAGGTGGCGGACGGTGTGTTTGAGCCACTAGAAAAGCCAAACATTGATCATGGCTCAGGCCTGGAGCGAATTGCGGCAGCGGCTAATAACGACCCGGACGTTTTCAAGATTAGCTTGCTATGGCCAATCATCGAGAAATTGCAGGATTTGAGCGGCAAACAGTACGCTTCACATACCGAAAGTATGCGGGTGATCGCTGATCATCTGAGGGCTGCTACCTTTATGGCGGTCGATGGCTGCGTGCCGAGCAATAAGGAGCAGGGTTATGTGATGCGCCGCTTACTGCGCCGGGCGATTCGCTATAGTTTCGATCTGGGAATTGAGCAGAATTTCCTCGAGGAAATCGTGCCGGTGATTGCTGATTTGTATGAAGCAGATTTCCCAGAGGTTAAGGAAAACCGCGAGAGTATCATCGCTGTGCTGGTCAAGGAAGAAAAAGCCTTCCGCCAAACGCTGCGCAAAGGCTTAAAGCAGATGCAGCATTATATCGACGATGGCTTAACTGGCGAAGAGCTATTTACGCTATATGATACGTTTGGCTTTCCGGTGGAGCTGAGTACCGAGGAGGCCTATAAACAAGGCATCAAGCTTTCTGATAATTGGCGCGCTGAATTTGATGCGCGAATGGCTGAGCAGCGCCAACGCTCCAAGACAGCACGCAAGGGGCAATTTAGCGGCGGCCTGGAGGGTCACGATCCGATTCATTTGAAATATCATACGGCGACGCACTTGTTGGGAGCAGCGCTACGCAAAGTCCTCGATGCACCGGATTTGCAACAGCACGGCAGCAATATCACTGCTGAGCGCCTACGCTTTGATTTCAATCACGATAAATTGACGCCAGAGGAAAAACAGGCAGTAGAAGATCAAGTCAATGCTTGGATCGACGCTGATTTACCAGTCAGCTTTGCCGTCTATCCGACTGACGAGGCGCTGAATATGGGCGCAATCGGCGCCTTTGGCGAGCGCTACGGTGATGAAGTGAAAGTTTATTCTATCGGCGAGGGCGATAATGTCGTTAGTTTCGAAGTTTGCGGCGGCCCACACGTCGAACACACTGGCGTCTTGGCTGAGGGCGGTAAGCGCTTCACCATCACTAAAGAAGAGGCGAGTGCTGCTGGGATTCGGCGGATTAAGGCTGTTCTTAGTGAGGGCGCTGCAGACGCTTCTTGA
- a CDS encoding BspA family leucine-rich repeat surface protein, which translates to MKYLQRRGRLLPTLTTGVMMLGVGGATLLAMTQPAKADPINNTDFVVTIDTMKPGVSNTDQFTIPVTGGGYNYTVDCNNDGIPDAVGVTGSHTCTYSDEGRHTIRIGGTFPQIYVNNAGDRLKIMSVDQWGTGAWRSMDSAFRGAENMDVKATDVPNLTNVTSLQSMFDTAHSLKGEGANWQWNTSNVTTTANMFHGAGQFNQNIGSWNVGNVTSAGHMFAYAGAFNNGGSSSIASWNTAKLEYADSMFEWANSFNQPIGLWNMTKAHAMVRMLANARAFNQSLAGWQLTSLQDVTGNPYAGGANMLDNTALSVQNYDATLTAWNNAVLKSPVTLGAAGLKYCTAEAAHAALQKAVADGGHGWTINGDAKQCPTYTLTFDTGSGSPVPSQTVAYTAKAVRPADPTRAGYTFAGWYADPTYLMRWDFNVHTMPNSNFTLYAKWNAVPTAPGNPGAPSQPGQPSQPGQPGASQGRAGSQLADTGTSLLVAIGAGVAAIISGAVLLMRKKRS; encoded by the coding sequence ATGAAATATTTACAACGACGCGGGCGCTTGCTGCCGACGCTAACAACAGGGGTTATGATGCTTGGTGTTGGTGGCGCGACGCTACTGGCGATGACGCAGCCAGCGAAAGCTGATCCAATTAACAATACTGATTTTGTCGTGACGATTGACACCATGAAGCCGGGCGTATCAAATACCGATCAATTTACCATACCGGTAACGGGTGGGGGATACAATTATACGGTCGACTGTAACAATGACGGCATTCCTGACGCTGTGGGCGTGACAGGTAGTCACACCTGTACATACAGCGACGAGGGTCGTCACACGATTCGTATCGGCGGTACATTCCCGCAGATTTATGTAAATAATGCCGGTGATCGTTTGAAAATTATGTCAGTTGACCAGTGGGGAACGGGCGCGTGGCGCAGCATGGACTCGGCGTTTCGGGGCGCTGAGAATATGGACGTCAAGGCGACTGATGTGCCAAATCTCACGAACGTAACGAGCTTACAGAGCATGTTCGACACGGCTCACTCGCTCAAGGGTGAGGGTGCCAACTGGCAATGGAATACATCAAATGTGACAACAACTGCTAATATGTTCCATGGCGCCGGACAGTTTAACCAAAACATCGGTTCGTGGAATGTGGGAAATGTGACGAGTGCTGGCCATATGTTTGCGTATGCGGGGGCGTTCAATAACGGTGGCAGTTCGTCGATTGCCAGCTGGAATACTGCAAAACTTGAATACGCTGATAGCATGTTCGAGTGGGCAAATTCGTTCAATCAGCCGATCGGGCTGTGGAATATGACGAAGGCACATGCTATGGTGCGGATGTTGGCTAATGCGCGGGCATTCAACCAGTCGCTGGCTGGCTGGCAACTGACCTCGCTGCAGGATGTTACGGGTAATCCGTATGCTGGCGGGGCGAATATGCTTGATAATACGGCGCTATCGGTGCAAAATTACGATGCAACACTGACTGCCTGGAATAATGCAGTACTCAAGTCACCAGTGACGCTGGGTGCGGCTGGCCTGAAATATTGTACGGCGGAGGCGGCGCATGCAGCACTGCAAAAGGCAGTGGCCGATGGTGGTCACGGCTGGACGATCAATGGCGATGCCAAGCAGTGCCCGACCTACACGCTGACGTTTGATACCGGCTCAGGCTCACCGGTACCATCCCAAACGGTCGCCTACACTGCCAAAGCGGTGCGGCCGGCTGATCCGACGCGAGCTGGCTATACCTTTGCTGGGTGGTACGCTGATCCAACTTATCTGATGCGGTGGGACTTTAACGTCCATACGATGCCAAATTCTAACTTCACGCTATACGCTAAGTGGAACGCTGTGCCAACGGCGCCGGGTAATCCAGGTGCTCCTAGCCAGCCGGGTCAGCCGAGTCAACCAGGGCAGCCGGGCGCTTCGCAAGGCCGAGCGGGCAGTCAACTAGCTGATACTGGTACGAGTTTGCTGGTAGCGATCGGGGCTGGTGTTGCTGCCATCATCAGCGGTGCAGTGCTGCTGATGCGGAAAAAACGTTCATAA
- the rpsP gene encoding 30S ribosomal protein S16 — protein sequence MLAIRLQRLGRKGYPVYRLAVQEAQRHPSSGRVVAYVGSYNPHTKAANIQAELAQKYLDNGAQPTPRVVKLLKEAGVALPKWVKEPAADRRKAIRNPEKLRKNQPKEEPVQSDTDESGAE from the coding sequence ATGCTAGCAATTCGTTTGCAACGGTTGGGTCGCAAGGGCTATCCGGTGTACCGCCTGGCAGTACAAGAGGCGCAGCGCCATCCATCAAGCGGTCGCGTGGTCGCGTATGTCGGCAGCTACAATCCACACACTAAAGCAGCAAATATTCAGGCTGAATTAGCACAGAAATATTTGGACAATGGTGCCCAGCCAACACCGCGTGTTGTTAAGTTATTGAAAGAAGCTGGCGTCGCCTTGCCAAAGTGGGTTAAAGAGCCAGCTGCTGATAGGCGCAAAGCCATCCGCAATCCAGAGAAGCTTCGTAAAAACCAGCCAAAAGAAGAGCCAGTTCAGTCAGATACTGATGAGTCAGGCGCTGAATAA